In the Prionailurus viverrinus isolate Anna chromosome A3, UM_Priviv_1.0, whole genome shotgun sequence genome, GCCGGCTTCTCGCTCTCCTAAATCTGGGGCCGCTTCCAGCCCTGGCGCCAGAACGCAGAGTCTCTGGTTCTGAGGTGCGCCCCTCCGGGTCTCGCAAGTGGCAGGACTCGAGGCTGCGGCCGTCATTGCTTCTACAATCAGTGCATGTTCCTCGCTGACGTCAGTAGGAGCTGTCCGGGAGCTATATAAGGCTGGCGGCGGTCCCGGGACAGACCCCGTGTTCCCCAAGGCGCCCTCAGCCTGCCCGGGGGACAGAGACTGGAGCGCCGTCCTGCAACGTGCAGACGCTCTCCGGCAACCTGTGAGTGGCTCGGAGGAGCATCCGCCCTGACTCCCTCAGCACCCGGACTCGTCGCATAGCTCACTCATCGCGACTCGCtcagagggacggagggaggacAGGGTGGCGCTGGGCTGGGCTGCGGCTGGAGGGAAGGCTGTGGGCACGGGCGGCAGCCGCAGGGGCCCGGCGGGGGAGCTGGATGAGCGCGGGAAGGGGAGTGGCGCCACCTGCCCCGGGCGCATCTCACCCTGCGCTATGCCTGTGTGTCCAGGGCCGGCGGCACCATGAGGCAGGTGGGACGCGCGGCGCTGCTGGCGGCGCTGCTGCTCCTGGCGGCGCTGCGCCCGGGGAGCAGCCAGTGGAGCCCGGAGGCGGCGGTCGCGGGGGTCCGGGACCCGAGTCTGCGCTGGAGCCCTGGGGCGCGGAACCAGGACGGCGGGGCCCGCGCGCTACTCTTGCTGCTGGCCGAGCGCTTCCCGCGCCGCGCGGGGCCGGGAGGATGGGGACCCCGGACTGCGGGAGAACGGCCGAGACGGGACGACCCTCCGCTATCCATTGACCTCACCTTCCACCTGCTGCGGACCCTGCTGGAGCTGGCGCGGACGCAGAGTCAGCGGGAGCGCGCCGAGCAGAACCGCATTATATTCGAGTCCGTGGGCAAGTGATCTTCGGGGGGGTCTGCGGCCACGAGAACCTCGACCCCCGTCCTCCACCCCCTGGGCCGGGACGTGCGCGACTGGAACTGACCCAGTCCCGCCGGGCTATAGCGGCCCAGGGATGCCCTGAGCACTCTGTGCGTCACCAGTTTTTAATAAAAGTGCTGAAGAGCCTTTGGCCTCGGTTGTGGGGCGCAGGGAGCCACGGCAGGATGGGAGCCCGGGGGAAAGTGCGGCCTCCTATGCCGGCGGGAGGGAACCAGATGCTGCATGAGGGCTCCCGCAGAACGGCTTTCAGCCAGGACCCCATGTCCCCGTCGCCCCCAGGAACTCAAGTCCTGGTGCCGTCGCACCACCCCGACCCTCCTCCCTTGGCACTGGGCTAGCGAACCCGTGCCCTACAGGGGTCATTCCACTTccgcccccccccaaatgatCCCAGATCGGGAGAAGGGCGGGATGATGGTGGGGTCGCCTCCGAAGCCGAGGCTGAGAGTGAGCAGTGAAAGGAGCTGCGGGTTTGGACTCGTTAGCCCTTTATTGAGTCCCTCCCCCGCGGCGGGGCGCCGAGCTGTGTGGCGCGGTGGTCTCTGCGCAGGTCCTCCGCGACCTGAGCGCCAGGCCCCAGGTGCGCGGGCTCCCCAAAGCGGGGGCGGGTCAGTGCCCGCCGGTGCCTGGGAAAGAAAGCTCGGTGGGCAGGCGCTCCGAAGGTACTTGGCGGCTCCGGACTCCAGCTCACCCACTTTCCCCAGTGGGTTTCTCCTCTACCTCCCGACCCAACTCGGTCTTCCCAAGCCCCAGAGTAAAGGCTGGTGGGAAAGTGTAGTTCTGCACGCGCGCTAGGGGGCGCGCCCCTCCTGCCGGGGGTTGGGAGGCTCCCAGCGATCCCCGTGCCACAGGAAGGCCATCATCGAAGAGGGGACCGGAGCGTAGGGCCAG is a window encoding:
- the UCN gene encoding urocortin — translated: MRQVGRAALLAALLLLAALRPGSSQWSPEAAVAGVRDPSLRWSPGARNQDGGARALLLLLAERFPRRAGPGGWGPRTAGERPRRDDPPLSIDLTFHLLRTLLELARTQSQRERAEQNRIIFESVGK